Part of the Catalinimonas alkaloidigena genome is shown below.
ACAACGAAAAATATGATGACTACAATTAATAATGTAACCGCCCATTCCATCAAATTGTGCTCCAGTGTCCAGAAAAACGGCACCCCTCTCAAAAAACCTAAGAAGAGCGGAGGGTCACCTATGGGTGTTAATGCACCTCCTACATTACTTACCATAAATATGAAAAACACGATATGGTAGGCTTTTATCCTGTTTTTGTTGAGACGAATAAAAGGGCGTATCAATAACATGGATGCCCCGGTGGTTCCTATCAGGTTAGCGATAATTGATCCGATAATAAGCAAGATTGAATTGGCCAGGGGCGTAGCTTTTTTATCTACTTTGATCAGTATCCCCCCTGAAGCAATATAGAGTGACGACAGCAGAGCAATAAATTGCACATATTCTGCCAGAGCGTGCACCGGTTCATGCTGATTGTGCAGCACAAAGAGGTAATAAGACACCACAATAACTGCCAGCAGGACCGCAACAATGGGATAGTTCTTATGCCAGAAATGTTCATAGAAAAGCGGACCGGTAGCAATCATCAATAATAGCACCACAAAGGGGATGACCGTCCAGCCGGGAGCACTTTCGTGATGCTCTTCTTCAGCAGAAACATGCTCTTGCTCATCTCCCGCACCATGATCCTGCTGGATATCATATGCTGCTGTTGCATACGAGTTTTCATGGCTTGAGAAAAAAGTATCAGATACAGGATTAGCCCTGAGAGAGGAGATTGAAAATAACGTAAGGATAAGAAAAATCAAAAGAGTATACGCGCCCTTGCTCATCTAGAATGGTTAGTTTGTGTATGTAGTCAAAGCTAATAGTATTCAGAAAACATAAGCTTTGATGATGTCATTTTACAATTTTAAGCTTTAAACTTAAAACTGATATGAGCAAAGATAGTATAATCGTAAAGTTTTTGAATTTAAATTCGATAAACCACAAATATTTTTGAAGAATTTAGTTGTAGATATCGGTAATTCTTTTGCAAAAGCAGGCTTATTTGTAAACGGACAGGTGCAACAAACCTTTCCTCAGTTGAATGCAGATGAGGCATATCAGCTTATCTGTCAGGGAAACTATGATGCCCTTATGATATCATCTGTAGCCGGAAAGCTGGCAGATTTAGAGGAAAAAGTAGCCAGACACTCACATTACTTTCTGCTTAATGCTTCTACGCCCCTGCCTTTTCATAATCACTATCAAACGCCCAATACACTTGGCACAGACCGAATTGCAGCAGTAGCCGGAAGTTTATCATTATTTCCAGATCAAAATGCTTTAGCCATAGATGCGGGTACCTGCATCACATATGACATTGTTGATGCTCAAAAAAACTATTGG
Proteins encoded:
- a CDS encoding sodium:proton antiporter; its protein translation is MSKGAYTLLIFLILTLFSISSLRANPVSDTFFSSHENSYATAAYDIQQDHGAGDEQEHVSAEEEHHESAPGWTVIPFVVLLLMIATGPLFYEHFWHKNYPIVAVLLAVIVVSYYLFVLHNQHEPVHALAEYVQFIALLSSLYIASGGILIKVDKKATPLANSILLIIGSIIANLIGTTGASMLLIRPFIRLNKNRIKAYHIVFFIFMVSNVGGALTPIGDPPLFLGFLRGVPFFWTLEHNLMEWAVTLLIVVIIFFVVDSRNKPENGLEEEQVTYTNKISLVGTRNFLWLGIVVIAVFIDPNKLDFVPGIEYDGATFSFVREIIMFSVAYLSFRFASKEALKGNDFNFEPIREVAFIFVGIFGTMMPALELVGDFARSEAGAALITHNTLYWGTGLLSGFLDNAPTYLNFLAAAMASQGASISDASEVVAFAQGEYANSVLRLTAISVASVFFGAMTYIGNGPNFMVKSIAEQIGIKMPSFFGYIIRFSLPILLPALVLVWLIFFAFIPA
- a CDS encoding type III pantothenate kinase, with the translated sequence MKNLVVDIGNSFAKAGLFVNGQVQQTFPQLNADEAYQLICQGNYDALMISSVAGKLADLEEKVARHSHYFLLNASTPLPFHNHYQTPNTLGTDRIAAVAGSLSLFPDQNALAIDAGTCITYDIVDAQKNYWGGSISPGIQMRAKAMHNFTSRLPLVDILHKEIKEVPLAGDSTLSALQSGVLHGTIAEITQMIRMYGDKFGDLQVVICGGDAILLNQGIRTAHNITIVPELILIGLNRILEHNVS